The DNA region TGAGAATTCTAggttaaagaagaagatgttggAGATGGAATCAACAGTGAACCGGTTGAGGAGAGAAAGAGACACACTAGAGAAGGTGTGTGAGGAGCTGGTGACGAGGATCGATGACCTGAAGGCGGAAATAAGGAGGATATGGTATGAAACAGAGGAGGAGAAGCAGATGTTGCAAATGGCCGAGATGTGGAGGGAGGAAAGGGTTAGGGTTAAGTTGACGGATGCGAAACTTTCATTGCAAGAAAAGTACGAAGAGATGAATTGGTTTGTGGATGAGTTAGAGAAGTGTTTGGAGATGGCTAGAGAAGTAGGAGGAGATGAGTTGATGATGAGGTTGAGGAGAGGTGAACGTTTGATCAAGAGTGCAAGATCTTTGGAAGATGCAATTAATgatatagattttgagaaatttaagaTTGTGTCTGATGATGATAATTAATTGTCTAACCAATGTTCTAAATCGGCTTTCAGTGGCGATTATGCGCTGTGGCCCACGATATCTTTGTCACGAGCTATACACAAACCAGAAGAGTAtatctttaatatttattagatatCTTTCACCATAAGTTTAAAGACCACAATCAtaagtcatttttatgttttttaatcaCTTAATTTTGTTTACTCTTTTTATCAGATTTTGTTTTATCCTCATCTTTTTAAACTATGAGAACATAACCATATGTCAAATACAcgtacataaataaaatatagagataAACCTTCTTTTTAACCATTTTTTACCTCTTTAAACTTACTATATGCATGAAACTATCTAAaattgacaaaaacaaaaaatcaaaataaaagtaaaacaaatgaaacataaatcaaaatatattaatttaaaagaaaaatctaaaaaataaagtGGAATAGTGATATTTTGTGACATACTTGTTTTACTATTCCATATCctttaaaattaaagaaaataggtactatgatataataataataataattattttaaattagtgATACATGCATTATGAAAACAACATCACTACccttccccccccccctcctCTTCCTATGGCAAATCCCTAATATCCAACTTCTTTTTAGGATTTTGAGCAAATTCACTCTTTTTAGGGTTACTTGATTGATTATTATAGCTATATTAACATATTCAATTAGTCATTAACGTAACATTGTATTTAGCCAGTCTAACTTTTAATGTGAAAGCTCGAATGCGAAAAATCaattcgcaaataatagtatagataaccACATTTTAGATGGTAAATAAATTACGGAATAAATCAATCATTATAATTATGCTTACTGTCTTATTTATACCAATTATACAAAGtaatatttgttgtttttttttgatgaaaatatttgtttgttttaccAAGTTATAcacaaaatgtttttaaaaaaagattgaaGCTTGATACAACAACTAATATGACTTCA from Raphanus sativus cultivar WK10039 chromosome 8, ASM80110v3, whole genome shotgun sequence includes:
- the LOC108819668 gene encoding uncharacterized protein LOC108819668, producing MEGVTKWDLGSFRTYYSVEPCEKFQEEYVDGNLVPRLEDELWKAQSRIKELETEKFGSKENVKRNRRISWEENTDSLVDYLKEKLSEEREERKSANAENSRLKKKMLEMESTVNRLRRERDTLEKVCEELVTRIDDLKAEIRRIWYETEEEKQMLQMAEMWREERVRVKLTDAKLSLQEKYEEMNWFVDELEKCLEMAREVGGDELMMRLRRGERLIKSARSLEDAINDIDFEKFKIVSDDDN